A portion of the Chondrinema litorale genome contains these proteins:
- a CDS encoding formylglycine-generating enzyme family protein, with product MNIYAANPPEKIPSKLIEVQATGWYAEQVQSWKKHIAEHPDDKSGWLEYYKAAEYAGLSSQELENLAQQVSEKFPDSFEANYVSFKQLGWQNAGITALKNALQKAAKSKSLEANLQVEKMMLAELQLDNTSRSAIAQNIFDSKAIHTSLLNYSYNVLMSVGYNGILVVNGEAATIPIWMLQDVMGIRRDIKILNLDLAENTAYLSEWLKINQLKSKEAEKSITIIKNLPEFNPEKEFYYALTLSRNQLHNIEDRLYVVGLASIHKNSNFDNYSTLKENIESKFLIDYLTVDFNGEPKTATGRIYESNYILPFLLLKEYYDKTGNNEASERWQELILSLADRSQIKNRVSMLLNKKPGKPLQSFKKVELDIKELDKKLVKIKGNLYASAFEVNNKEYWFYLNYLFKNGYKELYEKSATDLKKYDELTATLLSNFHYTPENYEAAQISKYPMAKNLEFPAMDMSHEAAKAYCEWLTVQYNQQNNRKYKKVQFRLPTQKEWTMAALGSKGFTSWNLEENSITALKDFEKNKKVVATFNLAENTVLYPWWQWGLEHGRSIKNQKGCYLANVKVPEDITCPAGIKGDGFTMMSQVGAYFPNGMGLFDVIGNVGEMIDIPNKAMGGSWNHTAEKCTITSVNPYDGADSSVGFRIFMEVIEE from the coding sequence ATGAATATTTATGCTGCTAATCCGCCAGAAAAAATACCTTCTAAGTTAATAGAAGTACAAGCTACTGGTTGGTATGCTGAGCAAGTTCAATCTTGGAAAAAACATATTGCAGAACATCCGGATGACAAATCGGGTTGGCTAGAATACTACAAAGCTGCTGAATACGCAGGTTTATCATCTCAAGAATTAGAAAACCTAGCGCAACAAGTGAGCGAAAAGTTCCCAGACTCTTTTGAAGCGAATTATGTGAGTTTTAAACAATTAGGTTGGCAAAATGCAGGTATCACTGCCTTAAAAAATGCTTTACAAAAAGCAGCGAAATCTAAAAGTTTGGAAGCGAATCTGCAAGTAGAAAAAATGATGTTGGCAGAGTTGCAACTAGACAATACAAGTCGCTCAGCAATTGCTCAAAATATCTTCGACTCGAAAGCTATTCACACCAGTCTTTTAAACTATTCTTATAATGTATTAATGTCTGTTGGGTATAATGGCATTCTCGTAGTAAATGGAGAAGCAGCTACTATTCCAATTTGGATGCTACAAGATGTAATGGGTATTCGCAGAGATATTAAAATTCTCAATCTCGACCTTGCCGAAAATACAGCCTATCTTTCTGAGTGGTTAAAAATCAATCAGTTAAAAAGTAAAGAGGCAGAGAAAAGCATTACCATTATTAAAAACCTGCCGGAATTCAACCCAGAAAAAGAGTTTTACTATGCGCTTACACTTTCTCGCAATCAACTACACAACATCGAAGATCGATTGTATGTGGTTGGGCTTGCATCCATCCACAAAAACAGCAATTTCGACAATTACAGCACACTCAAAGAAAATATTGAAAGCAAATTTCTAATCGATTATCTCACTGTAGATTTTAACGGTGAACCCAAAACTGCGACTGGTCGGATCTATGAAAGCAATTACATCCTTCCCTTTTTGTTGCTAAAAGAATATTATGACAAAACAGGTAACAATGAGGCTTCGGAGAGGTGGCAGGAGTTAATTCTTTCACTGGCCGATCGCTCGCAAATTAAAAACAGGGTGAGCATGTTGCTTAATAAAAAACCGGGCAAACCACTGCAATCTTTTAAAAAAGTAGAGCTAGATATTAAAGAGCTAGATAAAAAACTGGTGAAAATTAAAGGCAATCTTTATGCTTCTGCTTTTGAGGTAAATAACAAAGAATACTGGTTTTATCTGAACTATCTTTTTAAGAATGGCTATAAAGAATTGTATGAAAAATCGGCAACTGATCTTAAAAAGTACGATGAGCTAACAGCTACTTTGCTCTCTAACTTCCATTACACACCAGAAAATTACGAGGCTGCACAAATCTCTAAGTACCCTATGGCTAAGAACTTGGAATTTCCTGCTATGGATATGAGCCATGAAGCTGCCAAAGCTTATTGCGAATGGCTCACAGTGCAATACAATCAGCAGAATAACAGAAAATACAAAAAGGTGCAATTTAGGTTGCCAACTCAAAAAGAATGGACAATGGCTGCATTGGGTTCTAAAGGTTTTACTTCGTGGAACTTAGAAGAAAATAGTATTACAGCACTTAAAGATTTTGAAAAAAACAAAAAAGTAGTGGCAACTTTTAACCTGGCAGAAAACACCGTGCTTTATCCTTGGTGGCAGTGGGGTTTAGAACATGGACGATCTATTAAAAACCAGAAGGGCTGTTACCTCGCCAATGTAAAAGTACCAGAAGATATCACTTGCCCTGCCGGCATAAAAGGTGATGGTTTTACAATGATGTCGCAAGTGGGTGCTTACTTTCCTAATGGTATGGGTTTATTTGATGTAATAGGAAATGTGGGAGAAATGATTGATATTCCGAATAAAGCGATGGGTGGTAGTTGGAACCACACTGCCGAAAAATGTACCATTACCAGTGTAAATCCTTACGATGGCGCAGATTCAAGTGTTGGTTTTAGAATTTTTATGGAGGTAATAGAAGAATAA
- a CDS encoding NAD(P)-dependent oxidoreductase — translation MNTHINEPVAVIGGTGRSGKYLVKHLLEKGFQIKMLLRYPEKLDIKSSSIEIIKGDARNPDSIQQLLKGCSALISTLNQPKGETPIFSEATKNIIQSMDLLQDKRYIGVCGLNVDTPFDEKGQQTQLATDWMKSNFTEICADRQQEYELLANSAVNWTLVRLPLIIPTDVDCEIEVSLQDCKSDKINTIPLAKFLVDILENESYVKQAPFVANK, via the coding sequence ATGAATACACATATTAATGAACCTGTTGCTGTAATTGGCGGCACTGGAAGATCAGGTAAATACCTTGTTAAGCACCTACTAGAAAAGGGATTTCAGATAAAAATGCTACTGAGATATCCTGAAAAACTTGATATTAAAAGTTCATCTATAGAAATAATTAAAGGCGATGCTAGAAACCCAGATTCAATTCAACAATTGCTTAAAGGTTGTAGTGCATTGATAAGCACACTAAACCAGCCTAAAGGCGAAACACCGATTTTTAGCGAAGCCACTAAAAATATTATTCAATCGATGGATTTGCTACAAGACAAAAGATACATTGGTGTTTGTGGGCTTAATGTTGATACTCCTTTTGATGAAAAAGGGCAACAAACGCAACTTGCTACCGACTGGATGAAGAGTAACTTCACAGAAATTTGTGCAGATAGGCAGCAAGAATATGAATTATTGGCAAATAGCGCTGTCAATTGGACATTGGTGAGACTCCCTCTTATTATTCCCACTGACGTTGATTGTGAAATTGAAGTAAGCCTGCAAGATTGTAAGAGTGATAAAATCAATACTATACCGCTTGCCAAGTTTCTTGTAGATATACTTGAAAATGAATCTTATGTAAAACAAGCTCCTTTTGTAGCTAATAAATAA
- a CDS encoding metallophosphoesterase: MPASFYTPPEIKIDSNSSQEIYVIGDVHGCFYTLKKLIEESLKPTENDLIIFLGDLINRGNHSKKVLDYIIHLQEQSYSVKLIRGNHEHKFLMAYGCGFEYFESFLESYNSLDLLDENLETYLELCSKMEYCIYVNDYLLSHIGFLDNNSFRTPANDTRSLFSDVEFPENIYEKNQITGHFTQSVKEIEKSMQTQSSKFSIDGGCVYKKEKYFGNLCAFELISQQLIVQKNIDE; the protein is encoded by the coding sequence ATGCCAGCATCTTTTTACACGCCACCAGAAATTAAAATTGATAGTAACTCATCGCAAGAAATTTATGTAATTGGTGATGTACATGGCTGCTTCTACACACTAAAAAAGTTGATAGAAGAAAGTCTGAAACCAACCGAAAATGATTTGATTATATTTCTGGGAGATTTAATTAATAGAGGAAACCACAGTAAAAAAGTGTTGGATTATATCATTCACTTACAAGAACAATCATATAGCGTAAAGCTGATTCGAGGTAACCATGAACACAAATTTTTAATGGCTTATGGTTGTGGTTTTGAGTATTTCGAAAGTTTTCTGGAAAGTTATAATAGTCTTGATTTACTAGACGAAAATCTGGAAACCTATCTTGAGCTTTGCAGCAAAATGGAATATTGCATTTATGTAAATGATTACCTTTTGTCTCATATTGGTTTTCTTGATAATAATTCATTTCGTACACCTGCTAATGATACACGTTCATTATTTTCTGATGTAGAGTTTCCAGAAAATATTTATGAGAAAAATCAAATTACAGGTCACTTTACCCAAAGTGTAAAAGAGATTGAGAAAAGTATGCAAACTCAGTCTTCAAAATTCAGTATTGATGGTGGTTGTGTTTACAAAAAGGAAAAATATTTTGGGAATTTATGCGCTTTCGAACTGATTTCTCAACAGCTAATTGTTCAAAAGAATATAGACGAATAA
- a CDS encoding acyl carrier protein — MGLDTVELIMAFEDKFKVQIPDADAGKVSTVSDVIEWLCAKLNIDSEQSELKNTLFSKVNTAFFDLGLITESLEWNTILKEVLPKEDIKKHWNSIEYLITYKLPKLNKSDLGILEKKRNFLGMTIFESKPPFLDNDVERLIDCIGALNYMRLIDFSNLSDVFEVKIAVMGITMEHSGVDVDEIFLTSTFTNDLGMD, encoded by the coding sequence ATGGGGTTAGATACAGTAGAGCTGATAATGGCTTTTGAAGATAAATTTAAAGTGCAAATACCTGATGCAGACGCAGGGAAAGTATCAACAGTGAGTGATGTAATTGAGTGGCTTTGCGCAAAACTCAATATAGATTCTGAACAAAGTGAGTTAAAGAATACCTTATTTTCTAAGGTAAATACTGCTTTTTTCGATTTAGGTTTGATTACAGAATCACTCGAATGGAATACTATATTAAAAGAAGTACTTCCTAAAGAGGATATTAAAAAACACTGGAATAGCATCGAATATCTAATTACTTATAAACTGCCTAAGTTGAACAAAAGCGATTTAGGCATTCTGGAAAAGAAGAGAAATTTTTTAGGAATGACGATTTTTGAGTCTAAACCTCCTTTTTTAGACAATGATGTTGAAAGGCTTATAGACTGCATTGGTGCATTAAATTATATGCGATTAATTGATTTTAGTAACTTATCAGATGTATTTGAAGTGAAAATTGCAGTAATGGGTATTACCATGGAACATAGCGGAGTAGACGTCGATGAAATTTTCTTAACTAGTACATTTACCAACGATTTAGGGATGGATTGA
- a CDS encoding ankyrin repeat domain-containing protein produces MQQSDDEYCFYCDLADASLTNDIEKVQRLIRKGVNLSGDLSSDLSVDLNSGSECNTAIFDAITNDSQEIVELLLDNGVNSNLRHPITTESLLWIALEYNRIEIAKLLIEHGAELKEFPLTRLVKNPEMLENALTLGVDVNLVDTQTGRTALHEAAIYGYVKTAKLLISKGVDISIKDAWGNTAYDLAVKNKHYEIMKSIKEVEQLS; encoded by the coding sequence ATGCAGCAATCTGATGATGAATATTGCTTCTATTGTGACTTAGCTGATGCAAGTCTTACAAATGATATAGAAAAAGTGCAAAGGTTGATTCGTAAAGGAGTCAATCTTTCAGGTGACCTTTCAAGCGACCTTTCAGTCGACCTTAATTCTGGTTCGGAATGTAACACAGCGATATTTGATGCAATTACAAATGATTCTCAAGAAATAGTAGAATTGTTGTTGGATAATGGAGTAAACTCTAATTTGCGTCATCCAATTACAACTGAATCTCTGCTTTGGATTGCTTTAGAATATAATCGAATAGAAATAGCTAAACTGTTAATCGAGCATGGAGCTGAATTAAAAGAGTTTCCATTAACTAGATTAGTGAAAAATCCAGAGATGTTGGAAAATGCTTTAACATTAGGAGTTGATGTTAACCTTGTTGATACTCAAACAGGAAGAACTGCATTGCATGAAGCGGCTATTTATGGCTATGTTAAAACCGCGAAATTGCTTATAAGTAAAGGAGTAGATATAAGTATAAAAGATGCATGGGGAAATACAGCTTATGATTTAGCAGTAAAAAATAAGCATTACGAAATAATGAAATCAATAAAGGAGGTAGAACAGCTTAGTTGA
- a CDS encoding RNA polymerase sigma factor produces the protein MRLFKNYKKKSDEQLMQLVQQGDSQAFSIIYDRYAHRIKAFFYRMLWADDAKAEDYVHDLFARIIERPELYQSGYPLLPWLFRIASNMCKNAYRKRQFEVEYLQQIEKNKMQLSAVEQKMDEEILLDKLHQVLKKLGEDKQELFLLRYQQQLSTKELASIYVTSEGTIKSRLFYIRKTLLDVMGEDKIIWENGK, from the coding sequence TTGAGACTCTTTAAAAACTATAAGAAAAAGTCTGATGAGCAATTAATGCAACTTGTACAACAAGGTGACAGTCAGGCTTTTTCTATTATTTACGACCGATATGCCCATCGGATAAAAGCCTTTTTTTACCGCATGCTCTGGGCTGATGACGCCAAGGCAGAAGACTACGTACACGATCTGTTTGCCAGAATTATTGAAAGACCTGAGTTATACCAAAGTGGTTATCCATTGTTGCCGTGGTTATTTCGAATCGCCTCTAACATGTGTAAAAATGCTTATAGAAAAAGACAGTTTGAGGTGGAATACTTGCAACAGATTGAGAAAAATAAAATGCAATTATCTGCTGTAGAGCAAAAGATGGATGAGGAAATTTTGCTAGATAAACTGCATCAGGTTTTAAAGAAACTGGGAGAAGATAAACAAGAATTGTTTTTACTGCGCTACCAACAACAGCTATCGACCAAAGAGCTGGCTAGTATTTACGTAACCTCAGAGGGAACTATTAAATCTCGCTTGTTTTATATTAGAAAAACTTTGCTCGATGTAATGGGTGAAGACAAAATTATTTGGGAAAATGGGAAATAA
- a CDS encoding YIP1 family protein → MPSPFNIIFKTNRTFNYLNELPADKLNTRCNLIFILIGMSTGFESFYRNLASVETTVGNEFIILLWVLSIVMGALLSLLFGKYIFTFILYGLNKLLKGTIEIVDLRCVLAYTFIPVILKLPIVLYLGLSGKLHHIEGVELLLINVLYIFIWLISVKILLIGLSRFNNFSILKACVNASPIILMGVVGYVLL, encoded by the coding sequence ATGCCATCTCCCTTCAACATCATATTCAAAACAAATAGAACATTTAACTACCTAAATGAGCTACCAGCAGACAAGTTAAATACTCGTTGTAATTTGATTTTTATTCTAATTGGTATGTCAACTGGGTTTGAGTCTTTCTACAGAAATCTAGCTAGTGTTGAAACTACTGTAGGAAATGAGTTTATTATTTTACTTTGGGTTTTATCGATAGTAATGGGTGCTTTGCTAAGTCTCTTATTTGGTAAGTACATTTTTACTTTTATACTTTATGGGCTCAACAAACTTTTAAAAGGCACAATTGAAATAGTCGATTTGCGATGTGTGTTGGCTTATACTTTTATCCCAGTTATTTTAAAGTTACCCATTGTGCTCTATTTGGGTTTATCTGGAAAACTCCACCATATTGAAGGTGTTGAGCTATTGCTTATTAATGTGCTTTACATCTTTATTTGGTTGATTTCAGTAAAAATATTGCTAATAGGTCTAAGCAGGTTCAATAACTTCAGCATTTTAAAAGCCTGTGTAAATGCTAGCCCAATTATCTTAATGGGAGTTGTGGGGTATGTGCTTTTATAA
- a CDS encoding DHH family phosphoesterase, which produces MNIFKDIEAEILAASHIVITSHKSADGDSVGSSLGLLHFIEKLGKKAVVCHPDAAPDYMYWLDTSSIVLMSDEPEKVIACFKEADLIFSLDYNGTDRIGPEMQVLLESATCKKIMIDHHLNPQSFPDIMVSEPTVASTSELIVELIEQSGHSDLLDEKIGTPLYLGILTDTGSFRFPAVSPRTHEILAKLLAAGVKHHTVHELLNDSNTASRLRLQGYAMSEKLEILEAYQVAIVFLNKEELAKYKYVKGDTDGLANQALSIKGMVAAIVFTERDGKIKISFRSKGKENPVNVLAADHFDGGGHANAAGGMSELSVTDTLNKIKNLIPQYFSLVDAK; this is translated from the coding sequence ATGAATATTTTCAAAGACATTGAGGCCGAAATTCTGGCTGCTTCCCATATAGTTATTACTTCTCATAAATCTGCCGATGGCGATTCAGTTGGATCATCATTGGGTTTATTACATTTTATAGAAAAACTGGGTAAAAAGGCTGTAGTCTGCCATCCAGATGCTGCACCAGATTATATGTACTGGTTAGATACTTCTTCCATAGTGCTTATGAGCGATGAGCCAGAAAAAGTGATAGCTTGTTTTAAAGAAGCAGATTTAATTTTCAGTTTAGATTATAATGGAACCGATCGAATAGGGCCAGAAATGCAAGTTTTGTTAGAATCAGCTACTTGTAAAAAAATAATGATCGATCATCACCTCAACCCACAGTCATTTCCAGATATAATGGTTTCTGAACCTACAGTGGCTTCCACTTCAGAATTGATCGTAGAGTTGATTGAGCAGTCGGGGCATAGCGATTTACTCGACGAAAAAATAGGCACACCTTTGTATCTAGGTATTTTGACAGATACAGGAAGTTTCAGGTTTCCTGCTGTAAGTCCGCGTACGCATGAGATTTTGGCGAAGCTGTTAGCTGCTGGTGTAAAGCATCACACAGTTCACGAATTGCTCAACGATAGTAATACTGCAAGCCGCTTGCGCCTGCAAGGTTATGCGATGAGTGAAAAGTTAGAGATTTTAGAAGCCTATCAAGTAGCGATAGTTTTTTTGAATAAAGAAGAGCTAGCCAAGTACAAATATGTAAAAGGCGATACTGATGGTTTGGCTAATCAAGCTTTGTCTATTAAAGGAATGGTAGCTGCCATTGTTTTTACAGAGCGAGATGGAAAAATTAAAATATCATTCCGATCTAAGGGAAAAGAAAACCCGGTGAATGTATTGGCTGCCGATCACTTTGATGGTGGTGGACATGCAAACGCAGCAGGAGGAATGAGTGAGCTTTCTGTAACCGATACACTCAATAAAATCAAAAACTTAATACCTCAGTACTTTTCTTTGGTTGATGCTAAATAG
- a CDS encoding metallophosphoesterase family protein codes for MSTRRKFIQKLGLAAGATGVLAHDTFASSKTDIQTKKAKRVLRIAHITDVHLLAQPKSENAVITMFSEIKNMKDQPDFIINTGDTIMDANNQLPETVEERWKAWHKVSEHNAFETFHCIGNHDVWYLPKEKKEQYKDDERLGKNWVLNELKMNNRYYSFSRNGWHFICLDSINYGENGVHLDEEQLNWLKNELENIDSNTPVCVYSHIPILSITSFTYYLNRKPAPEVQFPRGDMHSDYNELKALFYKHKNVKLALSGHNHYIDDVAYLGTTYMCNGAVSGNWWSGDLDEFPPAYAIIDLYEDGTAQREMVYYNWE; via the coding sequence ATGTCTACTCGCAGAAAATTTATACAGAAACTAGGGCTTGCTGCTGGAGCAACTGGTGTACTTGCTCATGATACATTTGCATCTTCAAAAACAGATATACAAACCAAAAAAGCGAAGCGGGTTTTAAGAATTGCCCACATCACCGATGTGCATTTGCTAGCTCAACCAAAATCTGAAAATGCGGTTATCACCATGTTTTCAGAAATTAAAAACATGAAAGATCAGCCTGATTTTATTATTAATACAGGTGATACAATTATGGATGCCAACAATCAATTACCAGAAACGGTGGAAGAACGTTGGAAAGCTTGGCATAAAGTGAGTGAGCACAATGCTTTTGAAACATTCCATTGTATTGGAAACCACGATGTTTGGTACTTGCCTAAAGAGAAAAAAGAGCAATATAAAGACGATGAGCGACTGGGCAAAAACTGGGTTTTGAATGAATTGAAAATGAATAATCGCTATTATTCTTTCTCAAGAAATGGCTGGCATTTTATCTGTCTCGACAGTATTAATTATGGAGAAAATGGCGTGCATTTAGACGAAGAACAATTAAACTGGCTAAAAAATGAGCTAGAAAATATAGATTCTAATACACCAGTTTGTGTGTATTCTCATATCCCGATTTTGTCTATCACTTCTTTTACATACTACCTTAATAGAAAACCAGCACCAGAAGTACAATTCCCAAGAGGTGATATGCACTCAGATTACAATGAATTGAAAGCACTATTCTACAAACACAAAAATGTAAAACTTGCTTTGAGTGGGCATAACCATTATATAGATGATGTAGCATATTTGGGAACTACTTATATGTGTAATGGAGCGGTTTCTGGCAATTGGTGGAGCGGTGATTTAGATGAATTCCCTCCGGCTTATGCCATTATCGATTTGTATGAAGATGGCACAGCTCAAAGAGAGATGGTTTATTATAATTGGGAATAG
- a CDS encoding M81 family metallopeptidase, translated as MKNKTLRYLLSIALAFIFQSCSQPKAPETEKLKIAVIRYQHETCTFCPGGDTEIADWTKNKDFLNEEEVLKADSYVKGFVHTAEQYIDVDLVGIKSPDDVFGGSSRSWNSKESFEHFMTMILNDLKSKMPVQGVYLALHGAMAVRDVPRPEAEIAKRVRELVGEDVPIAGSFDLHGNEDEEFLKWSDAAFVTKRYPHYDAFIQGGRSANFIYRAIKGNYKATTATRKPPVVTATVLQWTGQTPSMDIMERARRWEARLPDTYVSVFYGFPWSDVPDIGATVHVITNNDQHLADSIADDMAEYIWRVREEFAGGSYPMPVDAVKQTVEAIKNGNTPVALGDHSDRPGDATWILKELIDQKVEGVLYATLRDERVLDKLKAENAKPGDDFDMEVGGFTGKHAGEPVRIKGKVVFFGPKWNYENIAAIDFGNNNLLIITPAYEQILYPEELAFGGIDPDKYQVFVVKSRVHFRRGFDETGYAKTILVVDAPGSWVGTTRLDALDYQYGPINKLYPFDK; from the coding sequence ATGAAGAATAAGACTTTACGCTACCTATTATCAATTGCATTAGCATTCATATTTCAAAGTTGCAGCCAGCCAAAAGCACCTGAAACAGAGAAATTAAAAATTGCAGTAATCCGCTACCAACATGAAACCTGTACTTTTTGTCCGGGTGGTGATACAGAAATAGCAGACTGGACAAAAAACAAAGACTTCTTAAACGAAGAAGAAGTGCTAAAAGCAGATAGTTATGTAAAAGGTTTTGTGCATACTGCCGAACAATATATAGATGTAGACTTAGTGGGTATTAAATCGCCAGACGATGTTTTTGGCGGTTCTTCTAGAAGTTGGAATAGCAAAGAAAGTTTCGAGCATTTTATGACCATGATTTTGAATGACCTAAAATCTAAAATGCCGGTTCAGGGAGTTTATCTGGCTTTACATGGGGCAATGGCAGTGAGAGATGTGCCACGACCAGAAGCAGAAATAGCCAAAAGAGTGAGAGAATTAGTAGGTGAAGATGTGCCAATTGCTGGCTCATTCGATTTGCATGGCAACGAAGACGAAGAATTTTTAAAGTGGTCTGATGCGGCTTTTGTAACTAAAAGATATCCACATTATGATGCATTTATACAAGGTGGCAGATCAGCAAACTTTATCTATCGCGCCATTAAAGGCAATTACAAAGCAACTACAGCTACCAGAAAACCACCAGTTGTTACAGCAACAGTTTTACAGTGGACGGGCCAAACTCCATCTATGGATATCATGGAAAGAGCAAGAAGATGGGAAGCAAGACTACCAGATACGTATGTGAGTGTTTTTTATGGTTTCCCTTGGTCTGATGTGCCAGATATTGGAGCCACTGTGCATGTAATTACCAACAACGATCAGCATTTGGCAGATTCAATTGCAGATGATATGGCAGAATATATTTGGCGAGTGCGCGAAGAGTTTGCAGGCGGCTCATATCCAATGCCAGTTGATGCTGTAAAGCAAACTGTAGAAGCAATTAAAAATGGGAACACTCCTGTGGCTTTGGGTGATCATTCAGACAGACCCGGAGATGCAACATGGATTTTAAAAGAGCTTATTGATCAAAAAGTGGAAGGCGTGCTTTATGCCACTTTGCGAGACGAAAGAGTTTTGGATAAACTAAAAGCAGAAAATGCGAAACCCGGAGATGATTTCGATATGGAAGTGGGTGGTTTTACCGGAAAGCATGCAGGAGAACCAGTACGTATTAAAGGAAAAGTAGTCTTTTTCGGACCTAAGTGGAATTATGAGAATATTGCTGCTATAGACTTTGGTAATAATAACCTTTTAATTATCACGCCAGCTTACGAGCAAATTTTATATCCAGAAGAGTTGGCTTTTGGTGGAATTGATCCAGACAAATATCAGGTGTTTGTTGTGAAATCGAGAGTGCATTTTAGAAGAGGATTTGACGAAACCGGATATGCAAAAACTATCCTTGTAGTAGATGCACCTGGTTCATGGGTAGGTACTACTCGATTAGATGCACTTGATTATCAGTATGGACCAATTAATAAATTGTATCCTTTTGATAAGTAA
- a CDS encoding glycoside hydrolase family 43 protein — translation MKLLKISVLLAMVFVFQLQVFSQNIEFNNPIAEKRADPWVHKAEDGTYYLIATVPEYDRIVIRKSKSINGLKEAQEKVVWAKHEKGVMGHHIWAPELHRIDGKWYIYFAAGEVENIWNIRMWVLSNSSDNPIEGEWKEEGRIVSDIDSFSLDATTFEHNGKRYLIWAQNVRGGDHGTALVLSEMKDYKTLTGPEVVITEPEFSWERMKYNVNEGPAVIKRNGKIFVSYSASATNHNYCMGLLWIDENTDLLDAKNWNKSPGPVFYTNEDVKRYGPGHNSFTTAKDGETVIMIYHDRDYKEIQGHELSDPNRATRARVVHWTPSGFPDFMQNEKD, via the coding sequence ATGAAATTATTAAAGATAAGTGTGCTTTTAGCAATGGTATTTGTATTTCAGCTACAAGTTTTTTCCCAAAACATAGAATTTAATAATCCTATTGCAGAAAAAAGAGCTGACCCTTGGGTACACAAAGCAGAAGACGGTACCTATTATCTTATCGCTACAGTACCAGAATACGATCGTATTGTAATTAGAAAATCGAAAAGTATTAATGGTTTAAAAGAGGCTCAGGAAAAAGTAGTTTGGGCAAAGCATGAGAAAGGAGTGATGGGGCATCACATTTGGGCGCCAGAACTGCATAGAATAGATGGCAAATGGTATATCTATTTTGCGGCGGGTGAGGTAGAAAATATCTGGAATATTAGAATGTGGGTATTATCAAACTCGTCAGATAACCCAATAGAAGGAGAGTGGAAAGAAGAAGGCAGAATCGTTTCTGATATAGATTCTTTTTCTTTAGATGCTACTACGTTTGAACACAATGGCAAACGATATTTAATTTGGGCACAAAATGTAAGAGGGGGAGACCATGGAACTGCTTTGGTTTTGTCTGAGATGAAAGACTACAAGACCCTAACTGGCCCTGAAGTAGTGATAACAGAGCCGGAGTTTAGCTGGGAGCGAATGAAATACAATGTGAACGAAGGCCCTGCGGTAATTAAAAGAAATGGGAAAATCTTTGTAAGCTATTCTGCAAGTGCAACTAACCACAATTATTGTATGGGTCTACTTTGGATAGATGAAAATACTGATTTGTTAGATGCTAAAAATTGGAATAAATCACCGGGACCTGTTTTTTATACCAATGAAGATGTTAAAAGATATGGGCCTGGGCACAACTCTTTTACCACAGCCAAAGATGGAGAAACTGTAATTATGATCTACCACGATCGCGATTACAAAGAAATTCAAGGACATGAGCTATCTGATCCTAACCGAGCAACCCGCGCCAGAGTAGTACACTGGACGCCAAGTGGCTTCCCAGACTTTATGCAAAATGAGAAAGATTGA